In Chrysemys picta bellii isolate R12L10 chromosome 3, ASM1138683v2, whole genome shotgun sequence, a single genomic region encodes these proteins:
- the FLRT3 gene encoding leucine-rich repeat transmembrane protein FLRT3: MISVTWNIFLIWTKIGLLLKMAPHSVSAKSCPSVCRCDAGFIYCNDRELTSIPTGIPQDATTLYLQNNQINNAGIPSDLKNLLRVERIYLYHNSLDEFPTNLPKYVKELHLQENNIRTITYDSLSQIPYLEELHLDDNSVSAVSIEDGAFRDNIYLRLLFLSRNHLSTIPWGLPKTIEELRLDDNRISTISEVSLQDLTNLKRLVLDGNLLNNHGLGDKVFINLVNLTELSLIRNSLTAAPINLPGTNLRKLYLQENHINRVPPNAFSDLRQLYRLDMSNNNLSNLPQSIFDDLDNITQLFLRNNPWYCGCKMKWVRDWLQSLPLKVNVRGLMCQAPEKVRGMAIKDLSTELFDCKDDNTVSTIQITTAIPNTLYPAQGHWPVSVTKQSDIKTPNLNRNYRTTASPVRKIITIIVKSVSTESIHISWKVALPMTALRLSWLKMGHSPAFGSITETIVTGDRSDYLLTALEPESPYRVCMVPMETSNIYLSDETPVCIETETAPLKMYNPTTTLNREQEKEPYKNSNLPLAAIIGGVVALVAIALLALVCWYVHRNGSLFSRNCAYSKGRRRKDDYAEAGTKKDNSILEIRETSFQMIPINNDQVSKEEFVIHTIFPPNGINLYKNNHSESSSNRSYRDSGIPDSDHSHS, translated from the coding sequence ATGATCAGTGTAACTTGGAACATCTTCCTAATTTGGACTAAGATAGGGCTGTTGCTTAAAATGGCACCTCATTCTGTCAGTGCCAAATCATGCCCATCGGTGTGTCGCTGTGATGCAGGTTTCATTTATTGTAATGATCGTGAATTGACATCAATTCCTACAGGAATTCCACAGGATGCTACCACCCTCTACCTTCAGAACAATCAAATAAATAATGCTGGGATTCCTTCAGACCTGAAAAACTTGCTTAGGGTAGAGAGAATATACTTGTATCACAACAGTTTAGATGAATTCCCTACCAATCTCCCTAAGTATGTTAAAGAACTGCATTTGCAGGAAAATAATATAAGAACCATTACTTATGATTCACTTTCACAAATTCCTTATCTGGAAGAATTGCATTTGGATGATAATTCAGTTTCTGCTGTTAGTATTGAAGATGGAGCTTTCCGGGACAACATCTATCTCAGACTACTTTTTCTCTCTCGAAATCACCTTAGCACCATTCCCTGGGGTTTGCCTAAAACGATAGAAGAGCTACGCTTGGATGATAATCGTATTTCCACAATTTCAGAGGTGTCCCTTCAAGATCTTACAAATCTAAAACGTCTGGTTTTAGATGGAAATCTTTTAAACAATCACGGATTAGGAGACAAAGTCTTCATAAATCTAGTCAATCTAACAGAACTGTCATTGATCCGCAATTCCCTTACAGCTGCTCCCATAAATTTGCCAGGCACAAACCTAAGAAAGCTTTATCTTCAAGAAAATCATATAAATCGTGTACCACCTAATGCTTTCTCTGACCTAAGGCAGTTGTATCGACTAGATATGTCCAATAACAATCTAAGCAATTTACCTCAGAGTATCTTTGATGACCTGGACAACATAACTCAATTGTTTCTTCGTAACAACCCATGGTACTGTGGATGCAAAATGAAATGGGTCCGTGACTGGCTTCAATCATTGCCTTTAAAAGTTAACGTACGTGGACTGATGTGTCAAGCACCAGAGAAAGTGCGTGGAATGGCTATCAAGGACCTCAGCACAGAGCTATTTGACTGTAAGGATGATAATACTGTAAGCACCATCCAAATTACTACTGCAATACCAAACACATTATACCCTGCCCAAGGGCACTGGCCAGTTTCTGTGACCAAACAGTCAGACATAAAGACTCCCAATCTAAATAGAAACTACAGAACCACAGCAAGTCCAGTACGGAAAATCATTACAATCATTGTGAAATCTGTAAGCACCGAGAGCATTCATATTTCTTGGAAAGTTGCACTACCAATGACTGCTTTAAGACTGAGCTGGCTAAAAATGGGTCACAGCCCTGCCTTTGGATCTATAACTGAAACAATAGTTACAGGAGATAGGAGTGACTACCTACTTACAGCCCTTGAGCCAGAATCACCATACCGTGTATGTATGGTTCCCATGGAAACCAGCAACATCTATCTGTCTGATGAAACCCCTGTTTGTATAGAGACTGAAACAGCACCTCTTAAGATGTACAATCCTACAACAACCCTAAACCGAGAGCAAGAGAAAGAACCTTACAAAAATTCTAATTTACCTTTGGCTGCCATCATAGGTGGTGTGGTGGCACTAGTAGCTATAGCACTACTTGCATTAGTGTGCTGGTATGTCCACAGAAATGGATCCTTGTTTTCAAGGAACTGTGCATACAGCAAAGGACGGAGGAGAAAAGATGATTATGCTGAAGCTGGAACTAAGAAGGACAACTCCATCCTAGAAATCAGGGAGACTTCTTTTCAGATGATACCAATAAATAATGACCAAGTATCCAAGGAGGAGTTTGTAATACATACCATATTCCCACCTAATGGAATCAATCTGTATAAAAACAACCACAGTGAAAGCAGCAGTAACAGAAGCTACAGAGACAGTGGTATACCAGATTCAGATCATTCACATTCATGA